aagttgagcgatcaaaatataaacttactaataattaaatctCGTTCGGCTTTAGAATTAAGGAAGGCTGCATTTTggatatttatagtttttataaaactcggattcatttattatttatattaaatctaaatattactactcaaatatgaattaaggttatgtttgataaattgaaaaaataagtgttgaatttaaattataaattttttttatgcatcacttaaaattaaatactaattataattAGActgtttgataaaaaataatataaacttaaatgaaatagaataaaataaaataaaaacaattaaatttattctttattttttttgagaaaaaaaaattctatttagtAAATTTCGCCGTAAATTCAAAAAGCCAAAAACAAACATATGAATCTAAGCTGGAGTaagaaaattccaaaaaaaagttTGAGGTTGCGGCGTTACCctaattaatatcattattaGCGAAGTAAATTTGAAACGTTGCTCCAGTTTGGTGCAGAGCATGGATAAAAAATCCTATTCAATTCCTTGGTTGGATTAAGAATTTAAACTTTATTTGTTTGATGTGTTTATACAATCAAAGATTCGTTTAACCTgtaatgaaaattcaattttatcttatttttattttatacattttttaataatgtatgaaaagtaaaactttaatattttaatttcataataaagATATGGTATGCTAATTtgaatacatattttattaattaaataaggtttaaacctaatattattaaaacaattaatatatattttaaatatttgctctttttgatataatgtaTAAAACTACTCATAGTTCCTCCTCAATCCTTCAGTGCACTCAAGCTTACATTCTCCTACACTAACAACAATATcaatcgagctaaaactcaataagtaatattattaatacaaaACTTATTCATAATATCTAATATCTTGCTCTGATATGTAAAAGATTTTTAATTGAATCAATGATTAAACAACCCTTGAATTGGGGATGATGTACCTGACTTTATGCTTCATGTTTTAGGGCTGATAAAGCAAATTTCCTATGTAATTAACCgtttgaattaataatttaaatatgcaaAATGTAAGATTAATTATTCATCAGTGTCGGTCTAATGATAAAgaatattacatttttaaagaaagaaGGTAAGACtttgtttaataaatcattgaaaaattatattcatagtttcaatgatttaaaattttatgcatgtttgataatctaaaattaaaattaaaacaatctgaaagaattttttatttaaaaagtgtgaaaaataataagtagATAAGagctacttatcacttaatgaagtgtattttcaattatttcaaatttactttatttgttttaatgttatattattctataaagcctttaggtttaaaattttaattttagtttaaataagatgaaatatttaaaattaaatataaaatgtaaaatataatttttataatttaaaatctatatttatcaaataatttaattacattatttttaagtaatgcatcaaacaaatattataacttaattttatacttaaattttcaacacaatacttaaaatttgaatttatcaaaccagtcttaaattaaaatattaaaaatcacattatTAAAATCAACAGTaagagaattataaaatatacatagaaaataaaaaaagaaattgcaaGATTAAGTATGTCACCATTAGCCAACAACATTAGCGTTTAAGGCTCAACCGTTGGATTCGGCCACTCATCAGCTGGGCCCACAGTATAGGGTCCCATCTAAATGGGATATGACACGTGTACGGACGGGGATGAAGGAAACAAAAGATGCTTCAAACATTTACTGCAAAGTGGTCAACAGTAGCACTGCGGTCTGCCCCCCATTCGGCACATAATAgcttcatattattattatcgaatttgattacttaatttaaaataattctaagCTTCATTAAAATAAGCATTTGCAGCTGAACAATGGAGTCTTTCAATGTTCTAAGTTGTAAGCATTACCCTCAAAGCATTtgaaccccccccccccaaaaaaaaaaaaagcaatacaCTCAAAGCTTTAACTGTGAAAAACTCACCACCACCATAACTGCCACCGCTCACAGTGCATGGCCTCAGCCTTAAAAAAAGCTTTTCACCATCtgtcataaattttatttcttcaccaTTTATCTTTTTCCTTGATGTTCACATGCATGGTTTCATCAAACTAAAAGAAATATTCAACAGTTTGGTGTAAAGTGTAAGCAAGCCTCACACAAACCTCCATTGAAAGTTGAAACCTTCTCTCTCACATGCATGTTGTCTCCTGGAAGTGTGGCTTTTCACAGTTTCCATTGAAAGTCTCAACaaaccctttctttctttctttcaagttTCAACCTGTTTGATCTTAGTCTTCCCCACCTTGGGTTCAGGCCATTTTCAGACCTTCAAATGGCAATGCCTACCCTGTTTGCAGGGACCCATTTCTTGTTCTTCTATCTGTTTGTTTTTAGAACACTCTTGGTCACCTCATTGTCACCTGATGGAGAGgctcttctttctcttttatcaGCTGCTGACCCATCTGCAAAAGCTTCTTCACCAGTGCTCTCTTCATGGAACCCAAAGAGCTCAACCCCATGTTTATGGCAAGGGATAACGTGTTCTCCACAAAATAGAGTTATCTCCCTCTCACTGCCCAACATATTCCTCAATATCTCTTCTTTGCCCTCACAGCTTTCCTCTCTTTCTTCCCTGCAACTTCTCAATCTCTCATCCACCAATATTTCAGGCTCAATCCCTCCTTCTTTTGGCAAACTAGTTCACCTTCGCCTTTTAGACCTTTCCTCTAACTCTCTCACAGGTTCCATTCCTCAGGAGCTCGGTCAGCTTTCCTTACTACAGTTCCTTTTCTTGAATTCAAATGGATTAAGTGGAGGGATTCCTCCACAGCTAGGTAACCTCACTTCATTACAAGTTCTTTGTCTACAAGATAATCTCCTCAATGGCTCAATACCATCTCAAATGGGTTCATTGGTTTCTCTCCAACAGTTTAGAATTGGCGGCAATCCTGATCTAACAGGAGAAATCCCTACACAGTTAGGCTTACTTACCAATCTGACCACATTTGGGGCAGCCGCCACTGGACTTTCTGGTTCCATTCCATCAACATTTGGTAACTTGATCAACCTTCAAACACTGTCTCTTTATGATACTGAGGTATCTGGTTCGATACCACCTGAACTGGGATTATGTTCAGAGTTGAGGAATCTGTATTTACATATGAACAAGCTGACTGGTTCTATTCCACCTCAGTTGGGCAAGCTTCAAAAGGTTACTAGCTTGCTTTTATGGGGTAACGCATTGACAGGTTCAATCCCAGCTGAGATATCCAACTGTTCATCACTTGTTGTGCTTGATGCTTCAGCTAATGATCTTTCTGGCAAAATACCTAGTGATATTGGAAAGCTTGGTGTTCTTGAGCAGCTTCACTTGTCTGATAATTCCTTAATTGGGTTGATTCCTTGGGAGATAAGCAACTGTTCGAGTTTGACTACACTTCAACTCGACAAGAATAAATTATCTGGTGCAATTCCATGGCAGATTGGTAACTTGAAACAATTGCAGAGTTTCTTCTTGTGGGGCAATTCAGTTTCAGGAACAATCCCATCTTCTTTTGGGAACTGCACTGAACTTTACTCCATTGATCTTTCCAGGAACAAGCTTACTGGTTCAATACCTGAAGACATTTTCAGTTTGAAGAAGCTCAGCAAGCTTTTGCTTCTTGGAAACTCTTTATCAGGGAAGTTGCCGAGAAGTGTTTCAAATTGCCAGTCACTGGTGAGGTTAAGGCTTGGAGAAAACCGGCTTTCAGGGCAGATTCCGAAGGAGATCGGCCAACTGCAGAACTTAGTGTTCCTCGACTTATATATGAATCATTTCACAGGTAGTCTTCCTTCTGAGATTGCCAACATCACAGTTCTTGAGCTATTGGATGTTCACAACAACCACATTAATGGAGAAATCCCATCTCAGCTTGGGGAGCTTGTGAATTTAGAGCAGCTTGATCTTAGTCGAAACAGCTTCACTGGAGCAATTCCGTTGAGTTTCGGTAATTTTAGTTACTTGAACAAGCTGATTCTCAACAGCAATTTATTAACAGGGTCTATCCCGAAATCGTTTCAGAATCTGCAGAAACTTACTCTGCTTGATTTAAGCTACAATAGACTCTCTGGTGAAATTCCATCTGAGATTGGTTATATAACAAGTTTAACAATCAGTTTGGATTTGAGTTCCAATATGTTTACCGGTGAAATACCGGAATCAATGTCTGGTTTGAGACAGTTACAGTCACTTGATCTGTCTCATAACATGTTACATGGAAGAATCAAGGTATTAGGTTCCCTTACTAGTCTCACTTTTTTGAATATCTCATTCAATAATTTCTCAGGTCCTATACCTGTAACACCTTTCTTTAGGACTCTTTCCTACAATTCTTATCTGCAAAACCTGAATCTATGTGAATCCGTCGATGGGTCCACTTGTTCATCGAGCCTAATGCGAAAAACCCGATTAAGATCAGCCAAAACAGTTGCTTTAGTCTCAGTGATCCTTGCATCAGTTACCATTGCAGTCCTTGCTTCATGGTATTTAGTTACAAGGAACCATAGGTACATGATGGAGAAATCAGCAGGAGCTTCATCATCTTCACCAGGAGCTGAAGACTTCTCATATCCATGGACTTTCATTCCATTCCAAAGGCTCAATTTCACCATTGATAACATCTTGGACTGTCTAAAAGATGAGAATGTGATTGGAAAAGGCTGTTCCGGGATCGTCTACAAAGCAGAAATGCCAAATGGGGAATTGATTGCAGTGAAAAAGCTTTGGAGAACAAAGGACGACGAAGAGCCAACCGTGGACTCATTTGCAGCAGAAATTCAGATTCTAGGACACATTCGCCATAGGAACATTGTGAAGCTCTTAGGTTATTGTTCCAACAAAAGTGTTAAGCTCCTCTTATACAACTACATCCCGAATGGTAATTTACAACAGCTTTTGCGAGGCAATCGAAACTTGAGTTGGGAAGTAAGGTACAAGATAGCTGTAGGATCAGCTCAAGGCTTAGCTTATCTTCACCATGATTGTAAACCGGCAATTCTTCACAGAGATGTGAAATGCAATAACATACTCCTAGATTCCAAGTTTGAGGCTTATTTAGCGGATTTCGGGTTGGCGAAACTGATGAATTCTCCAAATTATCACCATGCAATGTCCAGAGTCGCCGGCTCTTATGGTTATATTGCACCAGGTAAGTTCCCTACTTCCGCCCTATTTAACTTCATAGGATTAGTACATAGTTGATTCAGGATTCATGGCTCTTCATTAGGACCGTAACATCAACTTACGAAGTATTGTTTTGGATGCAGAATATGGATACACAATGAACATAACAGAGAAAAGTGATGTGTACAGTTATGGGGTG
This sequence is a window from Gossypium raimondii isolate GPD5lz chromosome 5, ASM2569854v1, whole genome shotgun sequence. Protein-coding genes within it:
- the LOC105770263 gene encoding LRR receptor-like serine/threonine-protein kinase RGI5 — translated: MAMPTLFAGTHFLFFYLFVFRTLLVTSLSPDGEALLSLLSAADPSAKASSPVLSSWNPKSSTPCLWQGITCSPQNRVISLSLPNIFLNISSLPSQLSSLSSLQLLNLSSTNISGSIPPSFGKLVHLRLLDLSSNSLTGSIPQELGQLSLLQFLFLNSNGLSGGIPPQLGNLTSLQVLCLQDNLLNGSIPSQMGSLVSLQQFRIGGNPDLTGEIPTQLGLLTNLTTFGAAATGLSGSIPSTFGNLINLQTLSLYDTEVSGSIPPELGLCSELRNLYLHMNKLTGSIPPQLGKLQKVTSLLLWGNALTGSIPAEISNCSSLVVLDASANDLSGKIPSDIGKLGVLEQLHLSDNSLIGLIPWEISNCSSLTTLQLDKNKLSGAIPWQIGNLKQLQSFFLWGNSVSGTIPSSFGNCTELYSIDLSRNKLTGSIPEDIFSLKKLSKLLLLGNSLSGKLPRSVSNCQSLVRLRLGENRLSGQIPKEIGQLQNLVFLDLYMNHFTGSLPSEIANITVLELLDVHNNHINGEIPSQLGELVNLEQLDLSRNSFTGAIPLSFGNFSYLNKLILNSNLLTGSIPKSFQNLQKLTLLDLSYNRLSGEIPSEIGYITSLTISLDLSSNMFTGEIPESMSGLRQLQSLDLSHNMLHGRIKVLGSLTSLTFLNISFNNFSGPIPVTPFFRTLSYNSYLQNLNLCESVDGSTCSSSLMRKTRLRSAKTVALVSVILASVTIAVLASWYLVTRNHRYMMEKSAGASSSSPGAEDFSYPWTFIPFQRLNFTIDNILDCLKDENVIGKGCSGIVYKAEMPNGELIAVKKLWRTKDDEEPTVDSFAAEIQILGHIRHRNIVKLLGYCSNKSVKLLLYNYIPNGNLQQLLRGNRNLSWEVRYKIAVGSAQGLAYLHHDCKPAILHRDVKCNNILLDSKFEAYLADFGLAKLMNSPNYHHAMSRVAGSYGYIAPEYGYTMNITEKSDVYSYGVVLLEILSGRSAVESQVGDGVHIVEWVKKKMGSFEPAASILDAKLRGMPDQLVQEMLQTLGIAMFCVNSSPAERPTMKEVVALLMEVKTQPEEWGKTSQPLIKQSSNQS